The DNA window GGACCGTTCAGCTTTCAACCGTCAGAGTTTGTGAAGATTGCGCTGGTCTTGCATATCTCCGCCATGTGTGCTGCAAAGAAGGAGATCATCGGCGACTTCAAGAAGTCGTTTATTCCGATGATGATCTGGACGCTCCTGGCTGCCGGACTCATCGCGAAGCAGCCGAATATGTCTAACGCGACGGTGCTCGTGCTGCTCGCATTCGGCATCATGTTCATCGCGCAGCTTCCGATCAAGTATATGATCTCGACCGGCGTGATCGCCGTCTTGGGCGGTGGCGTCTATATGATGACGGCATGGTACCGCGTCCAGCGTATCCTTGCCTTTTTCGGGCATGAGAACGAGCATACGTCGCGCATCACATATCAAACAACACAGGCACTCATCGCGCTTGGCAGCGGCGGGCTGATGGGCGTCGGCATCGGGCAGTCGCGACAGCGCGACTTCTACTTGCCGGAATCGTACGGTGACTTCATCTACTCGATCATCGGCGAGGAATACGGGTTCGTGGGCGCGGCGTTCTTGTTGCTGGTGTTCGCGTTCATTATTATCCGCGGCGTTCAGATCGCCAAGCACGCACCCGACCCGTTCGGCCGCTACGTGGCAACCGGGATCAC is part of the Bacteroidota bacterium genome and encodes:
- a CDS encoding cell division protein FtsW → MKPRKTADLSLFITVTGLLLASMAFVYTASASFSVAKTATSEGMLIKHATKVVLAIATMILFTKIDYHKYQEYSKWLMMVAIIFLGAVLVVGHTELGAKRWLPLGPFSFQPSEFVKIALVLHISAMCAAKKEIIGDFKKSFIPMMIWTLLAAGLIAKQPNMSNATVLVLLAFGIMFIAQLPIKYMISTGVIAVLGGGVYMMTAWYRVQRILAFFGHENEHTSRITYQTTQALIALGSGGLMGVGIGQSRQRDFYLPESYGDFIYSIIGEEYGFVGAAFLLLVFAFIIIRGVQIAKHAPDPFGRYVATGITLMVGINTLINALVNSGLMPVTGLPMPFVSYGGTNMIFSAAAIGILLNISKFTETLPDPKKMTATIRMAH